AACCTTCATCCCTGACAGCAACATTTTCTCCCGACGCTGCATTTGGGTCAACGGTCCCGTCATCGTCGGAGCCGGCCCATCGGGCTTAGCCGTAGCCGCGGGCTTGAAACGCGAAGGAGTGCCGTTTATAATCCTCGAGCGAGCAAACTGTATCGCATCTCTGTGGCAAAACAGAACATACGATCGTCTCAAACTCCATCTCCCCAAACAGTTTTGCCAGCTACCAAACTTCCCCTTCCCTGAGGACTACCCGGAGTACCCTACCAAGTTTCAGTTCATCCAGTACCTTGAGGAGTACGCAACGCACTTCGACATCAACCCTAAGTACAACGAGACGGTCCAGTCAGCGAAATACGACGAGACGTTCGGGCTGTGGAGGGTTAAGACCATTTCCAAGAGCGGGCAGCTCGGTTCTTGCGAGTTTGAGTATATCTGCAGGTGGCTCGTGGTGGCTACTGGTGAGAATGCTGAGAAAGTTGTGCCGGATTTTGAAGGTCTTGAGGACTTCGGCGGAGATGTTCTTCACGCCGGAGATTACAAGTCCGGTGGAAGGTACCAAGGTAAGAAAGTTTTGGTCGTTGGATGCGGAAACTCAGGAATGGAAGTCTCTCTGGATCTCTACAATCATGGAGCAAACCCATCAATGGTCGTTCGCAGCTCCGTAAGTTCCAAAGTCCCAGTCTTTATAACAAAAGCAGAGCATCCTCTGTTTTCAAAAACAGAGCATCTTGTCTAATACTCTGTTTCGTTTCCTTCTTGATGTATCAGGTTCATGTGCTACCAAGGGAGATTCTTGGGAAGTCCACTTTCGAACTAGGAGTCACGATGATGAAGTGGATGCCGGTATGGCTCGCGGACAAGACACTGCTCCTACTAGCTAGGATAGTGTTGGGGAACACCGACAAATACGGTCTGAAAAGACCGACAATCGGACCGTTGGAGCTGAAGAACAAAGAAGGTAAAACGCCGGTTCTTGACATCGGAGCACTACCAAAGATCAGAGCGGGAAAGATTAAAATCGTCCCAGGAATCATAAAGTTCGGTCGAGGAATAGTCGAGCTAGTCGATGGACGTGTTCTTGATATTGATTCCGTTATTCTAGCTACTGGTTACAGAAGCAACGTCCCTTCATGGCTTAAGGTAATAATCTAGACAACATCTTTCATTGTTTCTTTaaagatctaaaattttataacatttAATGATGTCGGAAGAAAAAACATGAGTAACCACCCGACCCGGTCCGAGTTTAGTGAAAACCCGACTCAAAATGTGTTTTGAATGTGAGCAATAAATGCAAATTATCTTAGAAAATATCGAGAGAAACGTTACACTTATTAGATTTTCATTGAAAAAGGATATAGAAGATCGTGGTACTAATTGAAGTCGCTTTGAATTATATTTTGCAGGACAATGACTTCTTTTCCGATGATGGGATACCGAAAAACCCGTTTCCAAACGGGTGGAAAGGAGAGGCGGGATTGTATGCGGTCGGGTTCACGAGAAAAGGATTGTTCGGCGCGTCGCTGGACGCGATGAGTGTGGCTCACGATATTGCAAACAGGTGGAAAGAAGAATCTAAGCAACAGAAGAAAACTGCTGCTGCTCGCCATCGTCGATGTATCTCACATTTCTAGTTtgggaaataaaaaaatatattagggcaagaaaaaaatatacaaaaatggAGAATGGTAAATTAGTATTTGGATGagtgtgaacaaaaaaaaagatcaaagagaTAATTAAGCCCTCTCCCCCAGAAGAAGACCCAAAAACAAAAAgtgtgaaaaataaaatatagttgggttttttttctttgtgtttaagGAAGATGTggctttttatatatatgtattctgattttattattttgtttttgagagtgctttgttttcttgtttttgtgtattatgtttcttcttcattttagATTTTGAACTCTGTAAAAGTTTTGCTTAATCTAATATGACAAAtgttattatgttattttttatcttgatgatttttttaattgattgagcaaaagaaggaagaaaaaaGAATGAAACAACTAAGATCATGCTGTTTCATTATTGGAAGAATACTCTCATACGTTAAGAGCTGTTATTTAGGTGTTTTAGGAATCATTATActaactagggtcggcccgggCTTCGCCCGGatttgttgttttaaatttatttcaaaaaacatTGTTACAGTAAAatttttgtaaactaataaTGTTGAAACTGTGAtaatatattgattttaaaaataattaatttgtaaaaaatattttagaagaaaaaaattatgtatggtactatatattagtttaattttatatatttaattaaaaaatttgatatataaaatgtGTGTTGAATTTGAtgattgaatataattatcttttatctgTAATTCAATGAAAATGTCAACTTGTTGAAATAAAAAAGCAAATTAAAgatgaatttcttttttttaaatgaattgtttatgtttattttaaagttatatatatagtagttagtttttttattttattagatcatatatctatataaaaattctaaattttattattattattttatcgaacTAAGTTATATTTCACATATGTCCAATTCAAGACCAGAAGAATTTATTAATTATCGTGTTTATTCATTTaccgaatattaatttatagattttctactaaatatatatacatataaattatttactatTCATTATTTGTATCGATATAATAAATCTCCATATTAtcagttaaatatttttattatcaaacatTATCTGCTAAAGCAAAAAACTTCACTGATTGTACCAtctaatattttaagaaaatacatttcAAATCGAACATATAATCGagtacaaaaacaaaacatattgtTTCGTTTTAACTGGTTCGGTTTGGGTATTGATCTCAAGGCTATGTGTGAAAGAATTTCTGTTAAATGAATTAAAAccaaaatgtatttatttatttcaaatgaaAACAAATCGAACAAACTGATTCAACCACAAACTCCCGAAtactttaaagaaaataaaatctgaaTTCCTTTTAGCGTATGAGCATCCGCATTACTATCGTTTAAAAAGTTGGTGAGCTTAACATTCATACTTAAGAAGCTCTCTCACACCTAAAACCTATTAGTTGTTTGTGATGTTCTTACCTTTTTGTCTCAGAAAGTATGATATGTGCCTGGCTGAATGCTCCATAGGCTTGTTCCTTGGTACGTACTCTAAAGTTTAATCAGTCTGACATCCACTAAGCTACGTAcacttctctttctttctcactACTTGTTTCCTAAAACCTTGGCCTGCACTTCTTACAGATTCATTATCTATATCCTTCACTTTTGGTGCTGCATCTTCTCAAAATGCTTGTAAAAGAGTCCTTCATATATTTCCCAGCATATTGATTATGCTCTTCAGAGTTCTGTTTGCGAGATGGACAAAACAACATTGGGTTCCAGACGGAAGCTTTCTAGTCTTTTATGAAGTTCGATGGCAAGCCCATCAAACACACAAAGGCTAGCATCTACATCACTGCGAAGAGGAGTTGACGTTAGGCGGGATAATGGAGACAGTTATGCAGAGTTAGTTTTGCAAACTCCTCTTCAAGTTTTCAGTTATACATAGGATGGTACGTACAatgtatttgtgatttgtggAAAGGGATCTAAGCGGAGTCTCTGGTTTCAGCATATCTCTCGTGAGAGTATATAACAATTCTATTATCTTTGAGACTGATCATCCACTTGTGGCACGTTGAAGTAGGGACATATAGATAGAAAGTAGAAACACACCTGTTTGGAAACAGAGGTGAACTCGTAAACAAAGCTTATTCgaaattaattgtttttgagaaaataaGTTTAATGTGAAGCAATTGACAAAGCACTGAAGCCTTTAAAAATGGTGAAATCCTTCTATAGACACCCCAACCAGTCACTGTGTTAGAAGAAATAGAAGAAGAACTATACCAAGATTATGCACGCTATGCGTATCTAACAAAACCCATCCAATAAAAAACCATCCAAAATCCTCGCATAGACACTCACCAATATCTGAACCGTCGGCCACCGCCTGAGAAGACGACGACGGTGAATCACTAAAATAGAGAAGCTTCACAGCTTGTGCAGGCAGAATCTTAATCAACGACTTGAAACCACCGGCGTTCTCGGGAATTAGCTTTGTTAGTTGCTTAGTTGTTAGTTGCTGAAAGCTCACAACTTGCAACCAAGATATAAAAGACAGTGTAAAACATAGAAGTCAAGGTGCCAACATGATTTAATAATTAATCCAAAATTCAAGAGTTAGTATAATTCTGAATGATATCGCATGGTACGCACTTAGGGGTAAATGCACCAGAAGCATTTCATGATAAATGAACTGCTCAACTTCAGAAAGttgaaaacttaaaatttgttttgaaaggAACAAATAAACTCACATATTGACTTGAACTTCCTTTACAGAATTCACTAAATATTCAACGAacacaaaacacaacaaaaacatgaaaaaaacagacaacaacaacaacaaacttcTTCAAgagctttctctctctatctctcagATAACTTTAACACTTAGATCTCAGTGTGTGCTTTCTCTAACTCTCGATCTTTATCTGCATcccaatagaaaaaaaaaactaataaatcaaGCAAACACCAATAACCAAAAAGAtgcataaaattataaatcaaatcGATGTGTAAAAGCAACTATAGATCGCGATAGAATATTTTCAAACCCTTATCTTTGTTCCCGTTTAAACATCGCAGTCGTTTTCGCCGTTTTTGCCATGATGAGGGTTTGGATTTTAAGATCTGAGGTACGGGTATGGATTTTACGATCTGAGGTAagcctataaatatggatgtagATATCATCGAGACGGAGAGGGTATGTGGAAGGTCTGTGGGGATCATGGATGGAGGATTTATGAGAGCACATTGAAGTACCATCACTCTCATCGGAGGCGTTATGGAGGATGAGTTGGGGGAGAGGAAGAGAATCGCGGAACAAAGCGAGACGGCGTTTAGGTTAGGGGTGATGATTTCAGAGCAAGAGGAGGCTATAACCCGAACCTTAAGAGCTTAATGGGCTGAGACACAAAAGAGGCTGCGAGATGAGTGTATGACTGGGCCGGGatgatttcgttttttttaaatttgaagccCAATCCGCCAGTGACGTGGCACTTTGATTGGTCCTGATTATTTTGACAATGTGGATAGCTTTAGGAAGCTTAAAAATAGCTTCTTTTATATAGTGGGATTTTGTAATGATTTAATTTGACAAATGATTGATTACACATGATTATCTTGGACCATTAATACAAAATAACATGATTACTCATATCCCAGGGAACAAAACATGCATTTATGGATTTATGTAGGATATGCAAAATCCAATAGCGATGCAAGTGATCTGATAacaagggaaaaaaaaaacaaaaaaaacatatatctacCATTAGAGGATCATTTATCATACGGGAAAGGAAACTATCAATGAAAAATAGAATTATATATGATATACAGATCTCTCTATActttaaaagagaagtcacatTAGTGATTTCTGATAACGTGTCGctcataggtgaagtttcaaaaaaattgttataatttgattggtcgattgtttttaatttttatttatttaaaatagatCTAAAAATTAAGGTaagtctaaaaatatttaacatcactagccatataatctaaaaaatattataagtaaatattataaataacaatttatggcaACTAAATctcaaaattatagaaagattataatgttatattttattacttttaatatttataaactataaaataatgaacaaatttttatataagataattataatagttttatattctacttgatgaattgtattcgaatataattatttaataactattttaaatattacaaaatccaaacatgtttattaatatgatttttaaattatttatcgttggtTACAGAATAAATtaatcagaattttaaaattatttatataatgttataaattatttataaaaatataaatcctactatatattgatttagaagtcacataagtgattttttattaCGTGTTGATCACAATTGAACtcttcaaattattataatttgattgaccgatgatttttaattttatttattataattatatctaaaaggaaatgataattaaactaccactttccaaataatctacataatattagaaataattatttatggtaactaattgttgaaactatgaaagagtaataatgcgatcaattttttttatatatttataaattacataaaataatacacaaaagtgtttattagaattgatataatgattttatattcgtatagaaagaattatatttgtatataaagtatcataataactattaatgtctaataattaaatgcatgctttataaatcatttataaaattataaatacatttataaaattataaatacatttataaaattataaatacatttatacaattataaatacatttataaaattataaatacatttataaaaataagacgttttaaattattataagaggtTTTATGTCACTTATAGAagcttatacattaatttataaaatttattttgataatttatcctcctattacaatattttgaatttttttcatttcaaaggTAAAATttctcaactatgtttacttatcgtagaaacccctaaactaaagatttattGGTAGTAATAGTAATTATTACCTATCagagtttaattcattaaataaagttaggtTAAGGggtttttcgttaaatacttagtttggggGTTTTtcccaaaacaaacttaattGGGGGGTTTAACGttaaaatttcttatttttttcttattatctattatttaaatccttattgtgggatttgttttatcaaaaacgAGTTGCAATCAACTGGcgagatattttttttcctaatattatgcatttaatatttaaatatatatttatatatatatatatatataacaagattgagttaccaaaattatgtatatattataatcagaatagtttaaaaaaattattagaagatattctatctcatagctgaattaaaatttattagaggATACTAGGGtgtgtccgcgctacgcgcggattgtGCCGTtataaaaattttcttttaatttagtataaaaatatcatttgattATTTTGTCGTAAAGAACCAACAAAGTATCAATTGAAAAGTAactattttgttgttgttttttttttgaacttactattttgttgttttttgtttatgttttatcGATGATCTCTTTTAGTCTTAAGATGTATTTACAACAGAACTTTTATGCAtgtaagtttaatattttcaaaaaaaagttcagactaattagagttggacatttTGAATAGGATAGAATGAGAAATAAACCATGCATATCGAGATGAAGTGGTTATGCTTTTCCTTAGAgaaacatattttgtttttttttaaatcattgaaAACATGTGGACAGTGTAACTTTTAAAGTAGCATtcaatatgaaacaaaatatttccagcaagataaaacaattttacgacTCGAATATTTATTCAaagaatcttcttcttcctctgcccTTGTGACTTTTGTTGTTTCAGCCGGTGtaatctttctttttatgaCGTCAATACGTATAAAAAAACACATGTATTCATTAACAAACGATAGTCTAAGAAATAGATCTGTGGTTAACCATAATATATCAACACAATGAATACTAATttaatccaagaaacggatctGTGATAGACACCACACAAAATTTGAAACTGAGAAcatcaatttaaatttatcttcACGGCAAATGTACTCACCTGAGTCTTTGTAAATCCCTCCAACAAACTCCCAGGCTGTTTCTACACccccacaaattttttttaataaaaaacaccATAAGCTGATGTAGATTTTTATAGAAGAAATATTCATGATTCTTGAAAAAAGACTAACCTCAGATGAGAAAACGTGACCATGAACACTGAGAACTTCATGCTTTCCAGATTTTAAATCTGTTAGTTCTCATTTAATAATCAGAAACAAAGGATGacataataaaaagaaaagaaacagtcTGACTTCATATTTTCCATGTATAGTTACCATCACAACTTCATCTGAAGTTAATCTCTATGATGCAGACACGAAGAATACTTAAGAACATGTATCTTTGGATCATGTATCTTTGGATTTGAGCGAAAATTTGGTACCTTTCGTTGCCGTACGTGAGTTAGGATCTGTGGCAGGAATAAGGCCTTAATCATTTCTCGGCTTTGGCTGAAATTTttcacttatatatattaaagatgAAGCGGTAGGAGTCATTTAGAGGTCTTTAATATTAATTTGGAACTCAACCTGTTTATTGAAGATGAGAATTTAATTGTAAAGTATATGAAGAGGTAGAAACTCTTGGCTTTCTGGTTTGTGTAGGCAGCTAATACTAATAGAAAATTGGAAGAAGTAGCAGCAAACCGTCCgtgaagtttcatttttttcaaaaaaatatgatgtggattttacaaaatgacATGGCAGTTTGATAACATATGATTAGTTGATTTAattggctgaggtggatagctTAAAAAGACTCCCTCaatcccttttagtatagtatagattatatCTCATAGCTTCTCTTGAAAACTAGATCATTTAGAACCTTAAACTAATTTGCTATATAAATATCGCGCCACCCCATTAGTTTCACGCatctatcttttaagttttcataAGTTTTTGATcgttataatttaaattctactTTTGTGATCTTGCGCATGTGTATGATAATCAATAGGTAACTCATAGACGGGAACACCATTACTGGTAATTTTATgggggattcttcttctccgttCATTTTTGTTCTCTTCCTCTCCGTGTTTTAtctttatctatatttttgcaTCAGTAGTGATTCAACTAACAAAAAGAGACGACTATGTTTATCCAGGAACTGATCATCCCTTTCGAAAAaggtaattcttttttttataaagttaaatcacTTATCGAGAATATAGTATAAGATATGTATGCTAATCAAGtgcaatttatttattgtgcgtGATCCTCTTCGGTACGTCTGAGAGCCAAAGGTAATCTCAaagctttttaaaaactttgaaactcattgatgttgtcctatcaattatataatttgttatcttttggggattgtttacatctttaaatattttggttagAACTACCTCTTTTCTGACTCAAAGATTAGAGAAGGAAACCGTAAATCATCTCTGCTGTTGCAATGAAACCAATGATAATAAATCTCAGGTAATTCAaatctctcttttatatttcatggcTGATTTTTTTCATTGGGGTTATGcgtgaaatatttattttttctcaattatattTGTCTGATGTTTTAAGATTAGTGTTAAATGTGATCGTTTTCTAAACATTCTAATGAATTCTTTGTTCATATGAACAtagtataaatatcaatatgtaaCATCGAATCTTTTATATTAACCATATACATTTAACATAAGtattatatagttgtaaatataatatcaatttaatattaatgttaatgCCCGCACATGCGTGCGGACGGTCCACCTAGTATAATTTAAAACGATTACACATATACATTTGAAACGGATTCAGATCCAAAATATGcaatatgtaataaatatatctCTAAAGATTATTTAAGTTTTTCATTTGTCAAATTGCacttcaaaataatttaagatgCCAGTGTAACTTTATTTCCACCAAATatcaaagacaaaaaaatttacattcTCTGTATATGGACAAAGCCTCtgccttttttttctttaaaactcTGGTGCAAAGAGACCATACATTTATGAGTATCAAGTTTCATTTGAGGTCTGAGACTCTGCAGGCAAACCCATTGAACCAGCAGAACATAGAATTAACAAACAAAAGGACAAAAAGTAAACCGTTGAAGTTTGTATTTGTGAACTGTGGTGATGAATGAGTGAGTGAATAAAGGCTAGAAACTATGGTTCCTTCATTCTCTGATCCAAACAGAAAAACATTAAAAGCTAACTTCCCCCAACTGTGTAAATGTCTGGTTCCCATCCTCTTAAAACAGTTATTCATGTTCCCACACAGAACCCTGCAACCTTTTACTCAGACATCACCTTAACCTAAAGATATGGAGGAAGGTAACCACATGGGTCATTTGGATTCAGCCGCCGATTTAGACTGTTCTcttatcaaaaagaaaacaccaaACCGACCCAATCTTTTTTTGCCGGTCTTACCAGATTCACAAGAGAAATAGTTTTGGATATTACTAACATACTACAAGTTGAGATACAGTAGGACCAATGTACATTACTACTCACTGTAGAGTGAGTGAAACATTTGTAAACTTAACATGACCAAACTAAAACCCTTTACatgttcatttattagagagcATTTGATCTATTTGGCCGTTTTTGTTGTACATTTCTACTATCTTTTTGGAATATGAAGGCATGTGACTGTTGGCTCTGCAGATTACAATGCCACTTTTGGTTATTAGAGGGATAACATAAACGTTTATCTCTAGGAATGTTGTTCAGACTTTTACCTTTCTTTTCCCCATTTCCGGTTGACGTGCAAATAGTTTCTGATGGTATGGTAATCCAATGAGTACCGCGCAAATTCTAGACCCTTAGGACCAACCTAAAGCAAGAGAATGCATTTATCCAATTAAGACTTTTTTTGCTATGAAGTTACATCCCTGTTCGTGTTTATAAAGAGAGAGAAGCTTTACCAAACTTAAGATGAATGCTATTATGTTTCCAACAAATAGTGGCGCAGGCTGAGCAGGACCTTGACCTGAGAAAACATAGAgaatatatttagattttttcaagACAAATGGTAGTTGCATAAGTTTCATTGCGAAATGTTTGGCATCTTGCATTGCGTTAACGAGAATATGGCTTTAAGCAGAGATGATTCAAGAAACATACCAAACTTAGCAGCATCGTCTGCCTTAACGGTCTCTGTCACAAAAGGTCGCCGATCACCCTGAAACAACAGCAAACAAAGATATGTTAGTTAGATTTTTTCTGTTAACTGGGTTCCTCAAGTCTTATAACAAAGTAACATTAGATATTAGAAGACTTACGCTACTTATTGTTGGTGAGATCTCCAAAAGGTTTTCTACTAAGCTTAGCATTTCTTTCCCACGCTCATTCCTGTAGGTTTATGCAAAACCAACACTAGTTTTGGCCAACCTCACTAGACTATGCGGTTC
Above is a window of Brassica napus cultivar Da-Ae chromosome A10, Da-Ae, whole genome shotgun sequence DNA encoding:
- the LOC106405007 gene encoding probable indole-3-pyruvate monooxygenase YUCCA3 codes for the protein MHRNNNKKSLNISSMFQTFIPDSNIFSRRCIWVNGPVIVGAGPSGLAVAAGLKREGVPFIILERANCIASLWQNRTYDRLKLHLPKQFCQLPNFPFPEDYPEYPTKFQFIQYLEEYATHFDINPKYNETVQSAKYDETFGLWRVKTISKSGQLGSCEFEYICRWLVVATGENAEKVVPDFEGLEDFGGDVLHAGDYKSGGRYQGKKVLVVGCGNSGMEVSLDLYNHGANPSMVVRSSVHVLPREILGKSTFELGVTMMKWMPVWLADKTLLLLARIVLGNTDKYGLKRPTIGPLELKNKEGKTPVLDIGALPKIRAGKIKIVPGIIKFGRGIVELVDGRVLDIDSVILATGYRSNVPSWLKDNDFFSDDGIPKNPFPNGWKGEAGLYAVGFTRKGLFGASLDAMSVAHDIANRWKEESKQQKKTAAARHRRCISHF